One window from the genome of Prosthecobacter sp. SYSU 5D2 encodes:
- a CDS encoding LacI family DNA-binding transcriptional regulator, translating to MVKPPNLQDIAGHLGISKMTVSRALRGERYVEEVLRTRILETAAELGYRPDPEISKLMTHMRQKRLSQSPRTLAFVWAERKEMEIIQSPWSQSLINGARGRADRLGFQLDEFYLSAKGMTGRRLSEILEARGIPGFILSPLVSRSRGHVSMQWEKFSSVIIGLGYARPALHRVHHHHYLGMMTAMRQLKKLGYKRIGYYGGSVVNERMFGAWSASFLTHHPLPLKQAADLVCLRKEPTEKDFHLWLARTRPEVVISSGHNLQDWLKDKSIPQDIGLVTLNWQEDRPEISGVDQQAAVLGAAALDLLVAQEQYNERGIPQHPKIIMTEGEWKPGETIRCLRHV from the coding sequence ATGGTGAAGCCACCCAACCTCCAGGACATAGCCGGACATCTGGGCATCTCAAAAATGACCGTCTCCCGTGCGCTGCGGGGGGAAAGGTACGTGGAGGAGGTACTGCGTACACGCATTTTAGAAACGGCTGCTGAGCTGGGCTACCGGCCGGACCCGGAAATCTCCAAGCTGATGACCCACATGCGGCAGAAGCGTCTCTCCCAGTCACCGCGGACACTGGCCTTTGTCTGGGCGGAGCGGAAAGAAATGGAGATCATCCAGTCCCCGTGGTCACAAAGTCTCATTAACGGTGCGCGGGGGAGGGCTGACCGGTTGGGTTTTCAACTGGATGAATTTTATCTCTCCGCCAAAGGCATGACCGGAAGGCGGCTCTCGGAGATACTGGAGGCGCGCGGCATCCCAGGCTTCATCCTTTCTCCGCTGGTCAGCCGCAGCCGGGGCCATGTGTCCATGCAGTGGGAAAAATTCAGCAGTGTCATCATCGGCCTGGGTTATGCACGGCCCGCCTTGCACCGCGTCCATCATCATCACTATCTGGGCATGATGACAGCCATGCGGCAGCTCAAAAAGCTTGGCTACAAACGCATCGGTTACTACGGCGGCAGCGTGGTTAATGAGAGGATGTTTGGTGCATGGTCGGCCAGCTTCCTGACCCACCATCCCCTGCCTTTGAAGCAAGCGGCGGATCTTGTTTGCCTGCGGAAGGAACCCACGGAAAAAGATTTCCACCTATGGCTGGCCCGCACCCGGCCAGAGGTGGTCATCAGCAGCGGCCACAATCTTCAAGACTGGTTGAAGGACAAAAGCATCCCGCAGGACATCGGCCTGGTAACCCTAAACTGGCAGGAAGACAGACCCGAAATCAGCGGAGTGGACCAGCAGGCTGCGGTACTGGGAGCGGCAGCGCTGGATCTGCTGGTGGCTCAGGAGCAGTACAATGAACGCGGCATTCCCCAGCACCCCAAGATCATCATGACCGAAGGCGAATGGAAACCGGGCGAAACCATTCGCTGCCTGCGTCATGTTTGA